Sequence from the Halobaculum rubrum genome:
ACGGCGATCCACAACGAGGACTTCGAGTACGTCCGGGGGGAGGCGGACGCGGGGGACCTGGTCTACTTCGACCCGCCCTACGAGCCCGTCTCGACCACGGCGAACTTCACCGACTACCACGCCGAGGGGTTCGACAAGGACGATCAGAAACGGCTTCGGGACCTCGCGGTCGACCTCGACGAAAAGGGCGTCTCGATCGTCCTCTCGAACTCGCCACCGGTCGCGGAGCTGTACGAGGAGTACGATCAGTTCACCGTGACCGTCGTCGGCGCGACCCGCTCGATCAACAGCGACGGGGACAATCGTGGGGAGGTCGCCGAGGTGTTGATAACGAACGTCCCGGACGCCGAGAAGCGGCGGACGACGCTCTCGGAGTACAACTAACGTCGCCCGCAATCTCCGGGAGATCCCCCGGGAAGCCGTTCCCTCCGGGTTCCACTCGACCGCGGTGATCTACTCCTCCTCGGTCTCCACCTCCTCGTCAGGCTGTTCCTCGCCCTCCTCGATCGGCGCGTTCGGCGCGTGTCGCTTCACGCCGTTCACGGCGTCGAGAGCCTTCGACCGGCCCGTGTACCCCTCGCCGGACGTTCCGAGGATCGTTCCGTTGCGGTGCCGGAGCCGCCAGCGGAACTCGCCGCCGGCGTCCTCGTACACCTCGATGGCCGCGGTGGCCATCGTGAGTCGGTCGGCCTCGGGGGCGTACTCCCGGACGCGGTCGATCGCGTCCTCCAGCTTCGACCGGGAGCTGTACCCCTCGCCGGAGTCCGCGATGGTCTCCCCGTTCGCGGCGACGAGCCGCCAGCGGTGGCCGCCGCCGGCGTCCTCGAACGTCTCGAACCGGACGCCGGAGTCGGCGTCGACGGCGGCGTCCCCGGCCACCTCCTGGACGCGGTCGGCCGCTCGGCGGCCGTTCGACCGACTGGCGTAACCCTCGCCGGAGTCGCCGAGGATGTTCCCGTTGCGGTGGACGAGTCGCCAGCGGAACTCGCCGGCCGAGTCCTCGTACACCTCGATGCCCGCCGGGTCGAACTCCAGGTAGTCGGCGGGGCCGATGGTCGAGCGGACCGACTCGATCCCGTCTTTCGCGGACGACTTCGAGGAGAAGCCGCGGGTCCCCGCCGCGATGGTCTCGCCGTTGTCGTGGCGGAGCCGCCAGCGGTACTCGTCGTCGGCGTCGCGGTACAGCCGGAACCGCGCGCTCGGCTCCTCGGCGACGGGTTCGGCGGCCGGCTCGGGATCCTCCTCGTCGCGCTGCCAGACGACCGCCGCGCCAAGCGAGTTGCGCTTGACGCTGCGCATCCCCCGGCGGGCGGTCCGGTCGGAGCTGTACCCCTCACCCGAGGTGGCGATGATGTTGCCGTTGCGATGGACGAGCCGCCAGCGCCACTGTCCGGACTTGTCGCGGTACACGTCGAACGTCGCCGAGCTCTTCGAGAGCGCGTTGACGTGCGACGCCGCCGCGTTCAGGTCGTCGCGTACCGACGCCGTCTCCTCGCGTGCGGCTGCAGTCTCCGCGGTCGCGGATCGGGTCTTCTCGCGAGCCTCTTCGCGGGCCTCCTCGGCCGCGCGCTCGGCCTCCGCCGTCTCCGCCCGCGACTCGTCGAGGTCGGATTCGAGGGCGTCGATCCGGTCGTCGCGCTCGGCGACCGCCGCCTCCAGTTCCTCGATCCGTTGGTCGTCCGCCTCGTCGTCGGCGCGGGCGTCGGCCAACTGCTCCTCGACGGCCTGTCGCGCGCGGCTCTGCCCGACCGAGATCGGCGCGAGCGCACCCGAGAGGGTGATGAGCGCCAGCCCGAGGGTGTACACCGCGACGACCCCCTGTGCGCTCCCCGAGCCGAGCGCCCACTGTCCGGGGAAGACGGTCAGGAACCACGCCATCGCGGCCAGACAGACGAGAAGACCGACGTACACGAGCAGCTTGGCGGTCCGGTGGAACGATTGGCCGACCACGAGGCCGGCGAAGGCGGTCGCGAGTCCGATCCCGGTGAGGAGGTACGCGATCCCCCGGGTTCCGGTCTGCCCTGATCCCATCGACGTGAGGAACACCGCCATCCCCACGACCGCGATAACGGTCCCGGCGACGAACAGCCAATACCCGTACACCTCGTCGGTCGTGAACGGCTCGCCGAACCGCTCTCGGTACGCCGACGTGAGCCTGCCAGCTCCTGGTTCACTCATGGTACTAGCTACCGATTCACAGTATATTGGCTTCAAACTATGTTCTCCTGTCGTCCGATCGACCGACTGACAACCGACGATCCTGGACCGTGGCAACGTCGTCGTCCGCGGCTCCGTCGGCGACCGAGGCCGATCGAAGCCGGAACGGGAACCGCGGGTATTTTTACGGGCACACTCGTAGCCCGCGATATATGT
This genomic interval carries:
- a CDS encoding DUF1508 domain-containing protein; this encodes MSEPGAGRLTSAYRERFGEPFTTDEVYGYWLFVAGTVIAVVGMAVFLTSMGSGQTGTRGIAYLLTGIGLATAFAGLVVGQSFHRTAKLLVYVGLLVCLAAMAWFLTVFPGQWALGSGSAQGVVAVYTLGLALITLSGALAPISVGQSRARQAVEEQLADARADDEADDQRIEELEAAVAERDDRIDALESDLDESRAETAEAERAAEEAREEAREKTRSATAETAAAREETASVRDDLNAAASHVNALSKSSATFDVYRDKSGQWRWRLVHRNGNIIATSGEGYSSDRTARRGMRSVKRNSLGAAVVWQRDEEDPEPAAEPVAEEPSARFRLYRDADDEYRWRLRHDNGETIAAGTRGFSSKSSAKDGIESVRSTIGPADYLEFDPAGIEVYEDSAGEFRWRLVHRNGNILGDSGEGYASRSNGRRAADRVQEVAGDAAVDADSGVRFETFEDAGGGHRWRLVAANGETIADSGEGYSSRSKLEDAIDRVREYAPEADRLTMATAAIEVYEDAGGEFRWRLRHRNGTILGTSGEGYTGRSKALDAVNGVKRHAPNAPIEEGEEQPDEEVETEEE